In Jejubacter calystegiae, the following are encoded in one genomic region:
- the ltrA gene encoding group II intron reverse transcriptase/maturase has protein sequence MQRKLATWAATDPSRRIERLHRLITQPEWLAEAARITLSSKGSHTPGIDGVNKAKLEARLAVELQILRDELLSGHYQPLPARRVYIPKSNGKLRPLGIPALRDRIVQRAMLMAMEPIWESDFHTLSYGFRPERSVHHAIRTVKLQLTDCGENRGRWVIEGDLSSYFDSVHHRLLMKVVRRRISDARFMALLWKTIKAGHIDVGLFRAASQGVPQGGVISPLLSNIMLNEFDQYLHKRYLSGKARKDRWYWNHSIQRGRSTAVRENWQWKPAVAYCRYADDFVLIVKGTKAQAEAIREECRCVLEDSLKLRLNMDKTRITHVNDGFIFLGHRIIRKRSRYGDMRVVSTIPKEKVRNFAASLTALLSGHYSESKVDMAEQLNRKLKGWAAFYQFVDFKAKVFSYIDRVVFWKLAHWLARKYRTGIASLMRWWCKSPKPGQSKTWVLFGKTNNGKLSGEVLYRLVGQGKKLFRWRLPEGNPYLRTETRNTYTSRYTEVAMAFASV, from the coding sequence ATGCAACGCAAGCTTGCCACATGGGCAGCCACCGATCCGTCCCGACGGATTGAACGGCTGCACCGTCTGATAACACAACCAGAATGGCTGGCTGAAGCTGCGCGGATCACACTTTCATCAAAGGGGTCACATACTCCCGGCATTGATGGTGTGAATAAAGCAAAGCTGGAGGCCAGACTGGCTGTTGAGCTGCAAATCCTCAGGGATGAACTTCTCTCAGGCCACTACCAGCCCTTGCCTGCCCGACGGGTTTATATCCCTAAAAGCAACGGCAAACTGCGCCCACTGGGTATCCCCGCGTTGCGGGATCGTATTGTTCAGCGGGCCATGCTGATGGCGATGGAGCCGATATGGGAGAGTGATTTTCATACGCTCTCGTATGGCTTCCGGCCTGAACGCAGTGTCCACCACGCGATCCGCACGGTGAAATTACAGCTCACCGACTGCGGGGAAAACCGGGGGCGCTGGGTGATTGAAGGTGACTTGTCCAGCTACTTTGACTCTGTGCACCATCGACTGTTGATGAAAGTCGTACGTCGCAGGATCAGTGACGCACGTTTCATGGCCCTGCTGTGGAAAACAATCAAAGCAGGACATATCGATGTTGGTCTTTTTCGGGCTGCCAGTCAGGGTGTGCCGCAGGGCGGCGTAATATCGCCGTTATTGTCGAATATCATGCTCAATGAATTCGATCAGTACCTGCATAAACGCTACCTGAGCGGGAAAGCCAGAAAGGATCGCTGGTACTGGAATCACAGTATCCAGCGGGGCCGGAGTACTGCAGTCAGGGAAAACTGGCAATGGAAACCTGCCGTTGCTTACTGTCGCTATGCCGATGACTTCGTACTTATCGTCAAGGGCACCAAAGCACAGGCGGAGGCCATCAGAGAGGAGTGTCGGTGCGTGCTCGAAGACAGCCTGAAACTCAGGCTGAACATGGACAAGACCAGAATCACCCATGTAAACGACGGTTTTATCTTTCTGGGTCACAGGATCATCCGCAAACGCAGTCGTTACGGTGATATGCGGGTGGTGTCGACGATCCCGAAGGAGAAAGTCAGAAACTTCGCCGCATCGCTGACAGCACTGTTATCAGGGCATTACAGTGAAAGCAAAGTCGATATGGCTGAACAACTCAACCGGAAACTTAAAGGCTGGGCAGCGTTCTACCAGTTTGTTGATTTTAAGGCCAAAGTTTTCAGTTATATCGATCGTGTCGTGTTCTGGAAGCTGGCTCACTGGCTGGCCCGTAAATACCGTACCGGTATTGCATCCCTGATGAGGTGGTGGTGTAAATCGCCGAAGCCAGGTCAGAGCAAAACGTGGGTTTTATTTGGTAAAACCAATAACGGCAAGCTCAGCGGTGAAGTGCTGTACCGATTGGTGGGGCAAGGCAAGAAGCTGTTTCGCTGGCGACTGCCCGAAGGTAACCCTTACCTGAGAACGGAAACCAGAAACACATATACATCGCGCTACACTGAAGTAGCAATGGCGTTCGCCAGCGTTTAA